Below is a genomic region from Pseudocalidococcus azoricus BACA0444.
TTATTCTGAACCGTGTTTTCTACCTCAGGATTAAAGGGGTCAGGAATCGGTAAATCCCGAAATAGATCGAGGCCAATCACCTTTGGATTTCCGGCTTGAAGTTTTTCCAGGGCTTGGATTAAAAGCCAATCCGGTAACGGCCATATTTTTTGGGACTGAATATCTGCTTCCGTAATCGTGACCAACAGAATTGGCGAATCTACCACTCGCTCGGGCTCGGAGCGCATCATCTGGTCATAAGCCCGCAACTCAAATGACTCCAGCAAGGTCAGCATCTTCAGACCCATAACGCCCAGAGTAGCTCCAAAGGCAATCAAAACGGCGGGAAGTTGGGACTGGAGAACATGTCGCCAAAGGGGAGCATTACTCATGGGGAAGCTATAAAAAATGGCCATCAATTTATAGCCTTAATCTTAATCTCTCCCTTCCAAATTGAACGGATAGAGTTAAAATTCCCTGAGATTTCGCTGCGCTTGGGGCATTAACTGAGTTACTGGGCCTGGCAGCAGTCCAATATAGGCATTGTTGCAATACCCGGATCCACCCCCGCTTCTTGGAGATAAGTTTGCCATTGGTCTTGATAACTAGAGTTACTAGGGCTGCTCTGTTGCAGTTGAACCAAAGCCGTTAAGGTATCGTTCCAAATTTGATTGGCAGCATAGAGGGGCAGCCGTTCCGCCACTGGGGTACTGTTGATAGCCTGGAGCATATTTGGATCTAAATCCACCCGCTCTACCCAGCCCTCCACATAGGGAAAACCACTGGGGTCACTACTGCACACTAAGGAAAAGTTCCATTTATATTTCTTACCCACTTCCAGGCCATTGGCCCCTCCGTTGAGCTTAACCTTAACAATACCAGCCGTTGGATTAATGCCGTAGGTACGTTGCTCGATCAGATTACCCTGCTCATCGGACACAATCAGTTCAATGGCTTTAGCAGAAGAAGCAGGAACATAGAAAAACAGGTCTGGATTCTTGGAAGCTGTCAGGGCCAAGCCATTATTGGGAGCCAAAGCGGTTAATTTGACTGATCCAGGTGTGCAGGTTGTCCCCCGGGTCGCCCCCGCTACTGTATTACCAGGCATTCCTAAATGACTAGGGATATAGGCTAGACGATTAGCAACGGGCCGGCTTGCCACTCGATCTCGGGCAATATAGGCCTGAACATTACTAATCGCCACAGTGGCATAGCGATCGCCTGGACGCAGACTCAGGGCCTTCTTGAAATTGACCAGGGCAGACTGATAATCCCTGCGAGCCGTTAAGCCATAGCCCTTTTGCATCGCCGCATTATAGCCATCTGATGCTGTCTGAGCCATCCCAACTGGAGTTACGAGGGGTAAGGCAATTAAGGGAGAGGAGAGGCCGATGACTCCAAGTAAACTGGCCTGGGCAATAAAGCGAGTGGGAAACATAGTGAACTCCTATTCTGAGGCAACTTCAGTAAATAGCTAGCTTGGGTGGATACCTACAGTGTCCCTAAACCCAGAGGATGTAGGCGTGATATGAACATTTTTTTAACGTGATCCTCTGACAACATTTCTGTGACTAGAATCACAAGCTAGCCCTCAATGGGTCATCCTACAGTAGAAAATTTGCCCCTGAACCAGGCCTGGGGGTATCCCTAGAACGATTTGAAGCGTACTGCTCATCTTCTATGAGAGTCCGTTCACGATTCTTTTCCAACCAGTGTGCGAGCCTCTCCATACATTCCTCCCGCGATTTAAGACTAGGTGGTCAGCCTTTTCATCCCCGGTCTAAAGACACGGGGCTTTCAAGAAACGCTCATTGTAAGTCCTGAAAGGAAGCTACTGTATCAACCTCTGAGGCTGTAAGCTCAATTCCATTCACTGATAAAAATGTATAAACAGTAATCAGAGCTACTCTCTTATTCCCATCGCCAAAACGCGGTATTTCCTCATCCCGCGTCGCCGCAATCTTTTTCTCAAAATTGGAGTCCTATGGCGAGATTTCATATTCCCTAGGAGTCTTAGTCACAAAAAGGATGTCCCTATCGTGAATATTTATGCAATCAGTCGTTGGAAGCCTAGGCAGCTAGGGTTAAGTTCAAAGACTGCCACAGCCGCCGCCGTCCCAGAGCCACATCCTCCGGCCGACATTGCCACCGGGGGCTAGCCGTCATTAATAAACTTTCTAAACTCTCCCGATCAAATAAATGCCAAACCCATGCCCCTTCAACTTCATCCACAACCCCATAGCAATTGGTGGTGACACAGTGGATTTTCAGTTCTGTAACCGCCCGCGACCACGTTAAGGATTCCCCTGGCCCCAAGTCCCAAAAATGCTCCATAAACTGCTTTAACTCGCCCCCAGATTCCACATTCAGGCCTGGAATTGGTCTCGATAACTGTTGCTCCCCATTCACCCAAAGCCAATAATGGCGAGATGGATCTACCCCTTCCAGCCAAACAGACTCATCATCCAAACGGTAACGGGGGGCCAGGGTAAAGCAAGGCATAATATTTTCCAGGTATTTAATATAGTTATTTTTTAGAGTCAGCTAGTCTCCCAAGGGAGATGACAACTAAGGTATTTTGAGTATTGATAAGACTCCTTAATTGGATCAATCAGACTTAATAATGTGTTACAGGCGACTTCACAAAACTTTATTTCATCTTGGACATTGGCCAAAGTTAGCAAAAGTGACAGATAAGAATCTTTACAATCACATGAGCTGTGGTAACATTCACCTGAGTTATGCCCCTATTGGCCGGAAACGATTTTTGACTCATTTGCGTCAGACAATTCCTAAACAGCCATGCAAGGGAACATCCCTAATTATTGAGGACGGTATCTGGAGTGACTCAACCCAACTTTGCAAATTCTCCCCAGGCCCAGAGCCATCGCGCTCCCGTTCCCCCGGTCAGAGTCGGTGTAATTGGGGTTGGCAACATGGGGCAACACCACACTCGAGTCTTAAGTCTGCTCAAAGATGTGGAACTGGTGGGCATTTCGGACTTGAACTTAGAGCGGGGTATTGATACCGCCAGTAAATATCGGGTGCGTTTTTTTGAGGATTATCACGACCTTTTGCCCCATGTGGATGCGGTTTGTATTGCCGTCCCCACTCGCCAGCACCATGAGGTCGGCATTACTTGCTTACGGGCCGGGGTGCATGTTCTGGTTGAAAAACCCATTGCCGCCAGCATTGCCGAAGCCGAATCCTTGGTGAATACAGCCGCAGAACAGACTTGTATTTTGCAAGTTGGGCATATTGAGCGATTTAATCCGGTTTTTCAAGAATTTAGCCAGGTTTTAACCACCGAAGAAATTCTCGCCCTCGAAGCCCATCGGATGAGTCCTTATTCAGACCGGGCCAATGATGTGTCGGTGGTTTTGGATTTGATGATCCATGATATTGACCTGCTCTTAGAACTGACCAATTCCCCGGTTTCCCGGTTAACCGCCGCTGGGAGTCGTTCGGCCAATTCCGGGTATTTGGATTATGTGACAGCTACGTTAGGATTTGCCAATGGGGTTGTCGCCACACTAACGGCCAGTAAAGTCACCCATCGGAAACTTCGCCGGATTGTTGCCCACTGTAAAAAATCCTTGACGGAAGCGGATTTCTTAAAAAATGAGATCCTGATTCATCGCCAAATGCACGCCAGTTGTCTCGCCGATCATGGGCAAGTGTTGTATCGCCAAGATGGCCTGATCGAAAAAGTTTATACCAGCAATATTGAACCCCTCCATGCCGAATTAGAGCATTTTGTCCATTGTGTGCGCGGCGGCAATCCTCCTTCTGTGGGTGGAGAACAGGCCTTAAAAGCCTTACGTCTAGCCAGTTTGATTGAGCAGGTGGCCTTGGATGGACATGGCTGGCCGGGGGAAAATCTGGCGGCCTTAAATGCCATCACAGGGGTTGTGGCCACCTAAAATCTCTCTGGAGTCGTTCAGTAGTAGCTTAAAATATAGCTGTGGTTAAAAATAAACTTAGCCTCGGTTAGAGCATCCTGAATCTATGAAGCAATCTCACAGTGGTGATCTCCTCTCTCAATACAGCCAAGGCCAACGGAATTTTCGCGGGATGAGTTTACAGGGTCTGGAATTACCTCTAGCCAGCCTGAATCATAGTGATTTTGCTAACTGCAATCTGAGTGGGGTGAATTGGAGCGGGGCCGACTTAATCAAGGTCAACTTTAGTAAGGCCAATCTCCGCAATGCCAAACTGATTGGAGCCGACTTGAGTGGGGCCAATTTAGTTGATGCTGACCTGCGGGGGGCCCTCTTAAGTGGGGCAATTTTAGTCGGGGCCTATCTCTCACGGGCTAATTTGGAACAAGCGGTCTTGAGTGGGGCGGTGTTGAATGGGGCCGTTCTGCGGGATAGTCACCTCCGAGATGCCAATTTGGTCGGGGCAGATTTAAGCGGCGCGGATTTGTTGGGGGCAGATGCCCGAGAGTCAGACTTAGCGGAAGCCCAGTTAGAAGGGGCCGTGCTCCCAGATGGTTCGGTCAGATATACTCCCGATACTCAAGGGGAACTAGCAGAAGAACTCAGTGCCCAAAACACGGTCGTAGAGACTCACAATGCGCCCGACAATGAAACCATCATCTGCCATTTTCTCCAGGCCCCCCTAGCCGAGATGACCGCGTTGGGGAACGAATACCTCCACATTGACCCGGGGGCTAAAGATGCCTGCCATTTGGTAAGTCAAACAGATGAATTAATTGCCACACGCACCTTGGTGTCTGGATTGCCCACCGTGACCCTCTACTCCCACACATCCATGACTACCTCTGTGGATCAACTCCTGGGAGAACTTGGATTTTTGCCTACCCGAGAAGTTTTAGAACCCATGGCCTGGGTGGAATATCGCCACGGAGAACGCTTACCAGGCTATGAACATACCTTTGGAGAGGCACGGCGGCTCTGGAAAAGCTGGTGGATGGGGCAACAAGCCGAGGATAGACAGGGCTGTTCAGCAATTTTGGTGTGGCGGGATGAACAGTGGTTACCCTTGGTGGAGATTAATTTTGCTGGGTTTCCTGAGGGCCTGATCACCATTACCCTCACCACTGGAGCCGCCTGGGTTTTGTCCCCCAATGAAAAAATTAACTGGTTAACCCCAGATATCCCGGCGAGTTTGGCATCGGAGGCCGGCCATCAAGACGCAGCAGCGGAACCAGTGATCTCTTGGGAGCAAATCAGGCAAATTCTCGTCTATCAGCCTGGGCAGTTGCGGATTCAAACCAGCCTTGGGGAACTCATTGTGCAAGGAGAGTCGTTGGCCTGCGCCTTGAATGATGTCGCCTTGCCCTTGACAGAGTTGTTTCAGGATCAACGTTAGGGGGTAATGATGGCTAATCTGATTTCCCTCCATGCCACGACTCCCCAGGCCCGGACTGTGGAGCAACTTGTTCAATCCTTGCAGGGGGGGGCAGTTCTCCTTTATCCCACAGATACGGTC
It encodes:
- a CDS encoding DUF928 domain-containing protein; the encoded protein is MFPTRFIAQASLLGVIGLSSPLIALPLVTPVGMAQTASDGYNAAMQKGYGLTARRDYQSALVNFKKALSLRPGDRYATVAISNVQAYIARDRVASRPVANRLAYIPSHLGMPGNTVAGATRGTTCTPGSVKLTALAPNNGLALTASKNPDLFFYVPASSAKAIELIVSDEQGNLIEQRTYGINPTAGIVKVKLNGGANGLEVGKKYKWNFSLVCSSDPSGFPYVEGWVERVDLDPNMLQAINSTPVAERLPLYAANQIWNDTLTALVQLQQSSPSNSSYQDQWQTYLQEAGVDPGIATMPILDCCQAQ
- a CDS encoding Gfo/Idh/MocA family oxidoreductase, translating into MTQPNFANSPQAQSHRAPVPPVRVGVIGVGNMGQHHTRVLSLLKDVELVGISDLNLERGIDTASKYRVRFFEDYHDLLPHVDAVCIAVPTRQHHEVGITCLRAGVHVLVEKPIAASIAEAESLVNTAAEQTCILQVGHIERFNPVFQEFSQVLTTEEILALEAHRMSPYSDRANDVSVVLDLMIHDIDLLLELTNSPVSRLTAAGSRSANSGYLDYVTATLGFANGVVATLTASKVTHRKLRRIVAHCKKSLTEADFLKNEILIHRQMHASCLADHGQVLYRQDGLIEKVYTSNIEPLHAELEHFVHCVRGGNPPSVGGEQALKALRLASLIEQVALDGHGWPGENLAALNAITGVVAT
- a CDS encoding pentapeptide repeat-containing protein; this translates as MKQSHSGDLLSQYSQGQRNFRGMSLQGLELPLASLNHSDFANCNLSGVNWSGADLIKVNFSKANLRNAKLIGADLSGANLVDADLRGALLSGAILVGAYLSRANLEQAVLSGAVLNGAVLRDSHLRDANLVGADLSGADLLGADARESDLAEAQLEGAVLPDGSVRYTPDTQGELAEELSAQNTVVETHNAPDNETIICHFLQAPLAEMTALGNEYLHIDPGAKDACHLVSQTDELIATRTLVSGLPTVTLYSHTSMTTSVDQLLGELGFLPTREVLEPMAWVEYRHGERLPGYEHTFGEARRLWKSWWMGQQAEDRQGCSAILVWRDEQWLPLVEINFAGFPEGLITITLTTGAAWVLSPNEKINWLTPDIPASLASEAGHQDAAAEPVISWEQIRQILVYQPGQLRIQTSLGELIVQGESLACALNDVALPLTELFQDQR